The proteins below come from a single Triticum aestivum cultivar Chinese Spring chromosome 5D, IWGSC CS RefSeq v2.1, whole genome shotgun sequence genomic window:
- the LOC123120832 gene encoding nitrile-specifier protein 5 produces MAGTGSTWLLLEQKGAGPGARSSHAITLVGGTAYSFGGEFTPRLPVDNTMYAFDLKAQSWSALDAAGEVPPPRVGVTMTSVGATVFVFGGRDKDHTELNELYSFDTATSTWTLLSSGDDGPPHRSYHSMVADGEGSRVYVFGGCGNAGRLNDLWAYDVAAGRWEELPSPGAACPPRGGPGLAFAGGKVWVVYGFSGDAELDDVHSYDPATGKWAVVDTTGDKPTPRSVLCAAGVGKHVVVFGGEVDPSDLGHLGAGKFSAEAFVLDTDTGAWVRLDDAGSGHHPGPRGWCAFSAGALDGRRGMLVYGGNSPTNDRLGDMFLFTPLLA; encoded by the exons ATGGCTGGCACGGGCAGCACCTGGCTCCTG CTGGAGCAGAAGGGAGCTGGGCCGGGAGCAAGGAGCTCCCACGCCATCACGCTCGTCGGCGGCACGGCCTACTCCTTCGGCGGCGAGTTCACGCCGCGCCTGCCCGTGGACAACACCATGTACGCCTTCGACCTCAAGGCCCAGTCCTGGTCCGCCCTCGACGCGGCCGGCGAGGTGCCCCCGCCGCGCGTCGGCGTCACCATGACCTCCGTCGGCGCCACGGTGTTCGTCTTCGGCGGCCGCGACAAGGACCACACGGAGCTCAACGAGCTCTACTCCTTCGACACGGCCACCAGCACCTGGACCCTGCTCTCCTCCGGCGACGACGGCCCGCCGCACCGGAGCTACCACTCCATGGTGGCCGACGGCGAGGGGAGCCGCGTGTACGTCTTTGGTGGCTGCGGCAACGCCGGCAGGCTGAACGACCTGTGGGCCTACGACGTCGCCGCCGGGCGCTGGGAGGAGCTGCCTTCGCCGGGGGCGGCGTGCCCTCCCCGCGGCGGGCCCGGGCTGGCGTTCGCCGGCGGGAAGGTGTGGGTGGTGTACGGGTTCTCCGGGGACGCGGAGCTCGACGACGTGCACTCCTACGACCCGGCCACCGGCAAGTGGGCCGTGGTCGACACCACCGGCGACAAGCCCACCCCGCGGAGCGTGCTCTGCGCCGCCGGGGTCGGGAAGCACGTGGTGGTGTTCGGCGGCGAGGTGGACCCCAGCGATCTCGGCCATCTAGGCGCCGGCAAATTCTCCGCCGAGGCCTTCGTGCTGGACACCGACACCGGCGCGTGGGTCAGGCTGGATGACGCCGGGTCCGGTCACCACCCCGGTCCTCGGGGTTGGTGCGCGTTCTCGGCGGGGGCGCTCGACGGCCGGCGAGGCATGCTTGTCTACGGCGGCAACTCGCCGACGAACGACCGGCTTGGTGACATGTTCCTCTTCACTCCGCTTCTAGCTTGA